From one Acipenser ruthenus chromosome 21, fAciRut3.2 maternal haplotype, whole genome shotgun sequence genomic stretch:
- the LOC117428482 gene encoding leucine-rich repeat-containing protein 74B-like isoform X1, whose translation MVISKKQLKESALPSVQEVREAELEQESSQSGSHQLGGIASRPWKAFSRGSTDTKTVSRSDKAHSPTERASAGPKEEAEEDSPAEQEGEDPQGAKSRESSEEEATNQEEEWDTDLEIDDAKQPRYSTVKTLYEEACKIFAVVPASYFLRHMHDQELNLMHHGLGPQGAKALSVPLVTNTSVLNLNLSDNWLGGGGGVAIAEMLKENCYITGIDLSDNKLGLAGAQAISAMLKENVTLVNINLCGNEFDDHAATPLAEAFMSNHKVQSIDLSHNLMGEGAGTARQLLWGLHTAVNLAGEVLGNAIAENTGMKELNLSWNCFREMGSIPIAKGLGANIFLRAVDLSYNGFGKTGAAALGEALKVNNVLEHLNVSNNRIPPEGAVRFATGLKENKTLKTLNFSRNPMQSAGCYGIIKSMQGNPESAIEFLDFSDITVNKDFDDLHTSVKEMFPHLKVIHGGNTDEFRKTKAKHSPTQLSGPLYKLKQHMKENSLNLVDFFERVDKDKSAVVTRREFEQGLVGAGIPSSKGELQQLMDTLDKEKNGEIDLREEFEKSLGNNTALRYLLAPRF comes from the exons ATGGTTATCAGTAAGAAGCAGCTGAAAGAATCTGCATTGCCCTCAGTGCAGGAGGTGAGAGAGGCAGAGCTGGAGCAGGAGAGCTCACAGAGTGGGAGCCACCAACTGGGAGGAATAGCCAGCAGACCCTGGAAAGCATTTAGCCGAGGGAGCACAGATACCAAG ACGGTTTCCAGATCTGACAAAGCCCATTCGCCAACAGAGAGGGCGTCCGCCGGTCCGAAAGAAGAGGCAGAGGAGGACTCACCTGCTGAGCAGGAAGGGGAAGACCCCCAGGGGGCCAAGTCGAGAGAGAGCTCCGAGGAGGAAGCTACAAACCAGGAAGAAGAATGGGACACCGACCTGGAAATAGATG ATGCAAAGCAGCCCCGCTATTCCACAGTAAAGACGCTGTATGAAGAAGCCTGTAAAATCTTTGCCGTGGTTCCAGCGTCATACTTCCTGCGCCACATGCATGACCAAGAGCTCAACCTGATGCATCATGGACTGGGGCCACAG GGTGCCAAAGCTCTTTCCGTTCCCTTGGTAACCAATACCTCCGTTCTGAACTTGAATCTGAGTGATAATTGGcttggaggaggaggtggagtggCCATTGCAGAGATGCTGAAAGAGAACTGCTACATCACAG GAATCGACTTGTCAGACAACAAGCTGGGATTAGCAGGTGCCCAGGCTATTTCCGCCATGCTGAAGGAGAACGTCACCCTGGTGAATATTAACCTGTGCGGGAATGAGTTTGATGACCATGCTGCCACACCCCTGGCTGAGGCTTTCATGAGCAACCACAAAGTGCAGTCCATAGACTTGAGCCACAACCTGATGGGAGAGGGAGCAGGTACAGCCAGGCAGCTGCTGTGGGGTCTTCATACAGCTGTCAACCTTGCAG GGGAAGTCTTGGGCAATGCCATTGCTGAAAACACTGGGATGAAGGAGCTCAACCTGAGCTGGAACTGCTTTCGTGAAATGGGATCCATACCTATAGCAAAAGGCCTTGGG GCAAACATATTCCTTCGAGCGGTGGATTTGTCATACAATGGGTTTGGAAAGACTGGAGCTGCTGCCCTTGGAGAAGCTCTGAAAGTGAACAATGTGCTTGAGCATCTCAACGTCag TAACAACAGGATTCCACCAGAGGGAGCTGTGAGGTTTGCCACGGGCCTTAAAGAAAATAAGACCTTAAAGACCTTGAAT TTCTCTCGAAATCCAATGCAGAGCGCTGGTTGTTATGGGATAATTAAATCCATGCAAGGAAACCCAGAGTCTGCTATTGAGTTCTTGGATTTCTCT GACATTACTGTGAACAAGGACTTTGATGACTTGCACACCTCCGTCAAAGAGATGTTCCCTCATCTGAAGGTTATACACGGAGGCAACACAGACGAGTTCAGAAAAACAAAAGCCAAA CACTCCCCCACACAGCTGTCAGGCCCCTTATACAAGCTGAAGCAGCACATGAAGGAGAACAGCTTGAATCTGGTGGATTTCTTTGAACGTGTGGACAAGGACAAGAGCGCAGTGGTCACTCGGCGCGAGTTTGAGCAAGGACTTGTG
- the LOC117428482 gene encoding leucine-rich repeat-containing protein 74B-like isoform X2, protein MVISKKQLKESALPSVQEVREAELEQESSQSGSHQLGGIASRPWKAFSRGSTDTKTVSRSDKAHSPTERASAGPKEEAEEDSPAEQEGEDPQGAKSRESSEEEATNQEEEWDTDLEIDDAKQPRYSTVKTLYEEACKIFAVVPASYFLRHMHDQELNLMHHGLGPQGAKALSVPLVTNTSVLNLNLSDNWLGGGGGVAIAEMLKENCYITGIDLSDNKLGLAGAQAISAMLKENVTLVNINLCGNEFDDHAATPLAEAFMSNHKVQSIDLSHNLMGEGAGTARQLLWGLHTAVNLAGEVLGNAIAENTGMKELNLSWNCFREMGSIPIAKGLGANIFLRAVDLSYNGFGKTGAAALGEALKVNNVLEHLNVSNNRIPPEGAVRFATGLKENKTLKTLNFSRNPMQSAGCYGIIKSMQGNPESAIEFLDFSDITVNKDFDDLHTSVKEMFPHLKVIHGGNTDEFRKTKAKHSPTQLSGPLYKLKQHMKENSLNLVDFFERVDKDKSAVVTRREFEQGLVGAGIPSSKGELQQLMDTLDKEKNGEIDLSELNKLLMSD, encoded by the exons ATGGTTATCAGTAAGAAGCAGCTGAAAGAATCTGCATTGCCCTCAGTGCAGGAGGTGAGAGAGGCAGAGCTGGAGCAGGAGAGCTCACAGAGTGGGAGCCACCAACTGGGAGGAATAGCCAGCAGACCCTGGAAAGCATTTAGCCGAGGGAGCACAGATACCAAG ACGGTTTCCAGATCTGACAAAGCCCATTCGCCAACAGAGAGGGCGTCCGCCGGTCCGAAAGAAGAGGCAGAGGAGGACTCACCTGCTGAGCAGGAAGGGGAAGACCCCCAGGGGGCCAAGTCGAGAGAGAGCTCCGAGGAGGAAGCTACAAACCAGGAAGAAGAATGGGACACCGACCTGGAAATAGATG ATGCAAAGCAGCCCCGCTATTCCACAGTAAAGACGCTGTATGAAGAAGCCTGTAAAATCTTTGCCGTGGTTCCAGCGTCATACTTCCTGCGCCACATGCATGACCAAGAGCTCAACCTGATGCATCATGGACTGGGGCCACAG GGTGCCAAAGCTCTTTCCGTTCCCTTGGTAACCAATACCTCCGTTCTGAACTTGAATCTGAGTGATAATTGGcttggaggaggaggtggagtggCCATTGCAGAGATGCTGAAAGAGAACTGCTACATCACAG GAATCGACTTGTCAGACAACAAGCTGGGATTAGCAGGTGCCCAGGCTATTTCCGCCATGCTGAAGGAGAACGTCACCCTGGTGAATATTAACCTGTGCGGGAATGAGTTTGATGACCATGCTGCCACACCCCTGGCTGAGGCTTTCATGAGCAACCACAAAGTGCAGTCCATAGACTTGAGCCACAACCTGATGGGAGAGGGAGCAGGTACAGCCAGGCAGCTGCTGTGGGGTCTTCATACAGCTGTCAACCTTGCAG GGGAAGTCTTGGGCAATGCCATTGCTGAAAACACTGGGATGAAGGAGCTCAACCTGAGCTGGAACTGCTTTCGTGAAATGGGATCCATACCTATAGCAAAAGGCCTTGGG GCAAACATATTCCTTCGAGCGGTGGATTTGTCATACAATGGGTTTGGAAAGACTGGAGCTGCTGCCCTTGGAGAAGCTCTGAAAGTGAACAATGTGCTTGAGCATCTCAACGTCag TAACAACAGGATTCCACCAGAGGGAGCTGTGAGGTTTGCCACGGGCCTTAAAGAAAATAAGACCTTAAAGACCTTGAAT TTCTCTCGAAATCCAATGCAGAGCGCTGGTTGTTATGGGATAATTAAATCCATGCAAGGAAACCCAGAGTCTGCTATTGAGTTCTTGGATTTCTCT GACATTACTGTGAACAAGGACTTTGATGACTTGCACACCTCCGTCAAAGAGATGTTCCCTCATCTGAAGGTTATACACGGAGGCAACACAGACGAGTTCAGAAAAACAAAAGCCAAA CACTCCCCCACACAGCTGTCAGGCCCCTTATACAAGCTGAAGCAGCACATGAAGGAGAACAGCTTGAATCTGGTGGATTTCTTTGAACGTGTGGACAAGGACAAGAGCGCAGTGGTCACTCGGCGCGAGTTTGAGCAAGGACTTGTG
- the LOC117428482 gene encoding leucine-rich repeat-containing protein 74B-like isoform X3, which yields MVISKKQLKESALPSVQEVREAELEQESSQSGSHQLGGIASRPWKAFSRGSTDTKTVSRSDKAHSPTERASAGPKEEAEEDSPAEQEGEDPQGAKSRESSEEEATNQEEEWDTDLEIDDAKQPRYSTVKTLYEEACKIFAVVPASYFLRHMHDQELNLMHHGLGPQGAKALSVPLVTNTSVLNLNLSDNWLGGGGGVAIAEMLKENCYITGIDLSDNKLGLAGAQAISAMLKENVTLVNINLCGNEFDDHAATPLAEAFMSNHKVQSIDLSHNLMGEGAGEVLGNAIAENTGMKELNLSWNCFREMGSIPIAKGLGANIFLRAVDLSYNGFGKTGAAALGEALKVNNVLEHLNVSNNRIPPEGAVRFATGLKENKTLKTLNFSRNPMQSAGCYGIIKSMQGNPESAIEFLDFSDITVNKDFDDLHTSVKEMFPHLKVIHGGNTDEFRKTKAKHSPTQLSGPLYKLKQHMKENSLNLVDFFERVDKDKSAVVTRREFEQGLVGAGIPSSKGELQQLMDTLDKEKNGEIDLREEFEKSLGNNTALRYLLAPRF from the exons ATGGTTATCAGTAAGAAGCAGCTGAAAGAATCTGCATTGCCCTCAGTGCAGGAGGTGAGAGAGGCAGAGCTGGAGCAGGAGAGCTCACAGAGTGGGAGCCACCAACTGGGAGGAATAGCCAGCAGACCCTGGAAAGCATTTAGCCGAGGGAGCACAGATACCAAG ACGGTTTCCAGATCTGACAAAGCCCATTCGCCAACAGAGAGGGCGTCCGCCGGTCCGAAAGAAGAGGCAGAGGAGGACTCACCTGCTGAGCAGGAAGGGGAAGACCCCCAGGGGGCCAAGTCGAGAGAGAGCTCCGAGGAGGAAGCTACAAACCAGGAAGAAGAATGGGACACCGACCTGGAAATAGATG ATGCAAAGCAGCCCCGCTATTCCACAGTAAAGACGCTGTATGAAGAAGCCTGTAAAATCTTTGCCGTGGTTCCAGCGTCATACTTCCTGCGCCACATGCATGACCAAGAGCTCAACCTGATGCATCATGGACTGGGGCCACAG GGTGCCAAAGCTCTTTCCGTTCCCTTGGTAACCAATACCTCCGTTCTGAACTTGAATCTGAGTGATAATTGGcttggaggaggaggtggagtggCCATTGCAGAGATGCTGAAAGAGAACTGCTACATCACAG GAATCGACTTGTCAGACAACAAGCTGGGATTAGCAGGTGCCCAGGCTATTTCCGCCATGCTGAAGGAGAACGTCACCCTGGTGAATATTAACCTGTGCGGGAATGAGTTTGATGACCATGCTGCCACACCCCTGGCTGAGGCTTTCATGAGCAACCACAAAGTGCAGTCCATAGACTTGAGCCACAACCTGATGGGAGAGGGAGCAG GGGAAGTCTTGGGCAATGCCATTGCTGAAAACACTGGGATGAAGGAGCTCAACCTGAGCTGGAACTGCTTTCGTGAAATGGGATCCATACCTATAGCAAAAGGCCTTGGG GCAAACATATTCCTTCGAGCGGTGGATTTGTCATACAATGGGTTTGGAAAGACTGGAGCTGCTGCCCTTGGAGAAGCTCTGAAAGTGAACAATGTGCTTGAGCATCTCAACGTCag TAACAACAGGATTCCACCAGAGGGAGCTGTGAGGTTTGCCACGGGCCTTAAAGAAAATAAGACCTTAAAGACCTTGAAT TTCTCTCGAAATCCAATGCAGAGCGCTGGTTGTTATGGGATAATTAAATCCATGCAAGGAAACCCAGAGTCTGCTATTGAGTTCTTGGATTTCTCT GACATTACTGTGAACAAGGACTTTGATGACTTGCACACCTCCGTCAAAGAGATGTTCCCTCATCTGAAGGTTATACACGGAGGCAACACAGACGAGTTCAGAAAAACAAAAGCCAAA CACTCCCCCACACAGCTGTCAGGCCCCTTATACAAGCTGAAGCAGCACATGAAGGAGAACAGCTTGAATCTGGTGGATTTCTTTGAACGTGTGGACAAGGACAAGAGCGCAGTGGTCACTCGGCGCGAGTTTGAGCAAGGACTTGTG